From Pseudomonadota bacterium, a single genomic window includes:
- the imuA gene encoding translesion DNA synthesis-associated protein ImuA, giving the protein MSLDELLKRACVWRARGGVATAAGMASGHAALDALLPGGGWPRHGLTEILSSDMGIGALRLVLPALARLSHEGRWIIWVAPPHVPYSPALAGHGLDLTRVLVVDLPGDDARTRVQATWAFEQALRFDDCGAALLWLDALPNLRLRRLQLAAETGSTWGVVFRPAQHASQPSPAPLRLEIEALAEPLPGAPGRPASVRVKLRKARGARTGLHCQLQL; this is encoded by the coding sequence ATGAGCCTCGACGAGCTCTTGAAGCGTGCCTGCGTATGGCGCGCCCGCGGCGGCGTTGCGACGGCCGCCGGCATGGCCAGCGGCCATGCGGCCCTCGATGCGCTGTTGCCGGGAGGCGGCTGGCCGCGCCATGGACTGACCGAGATCCTGTCGTCCGACATGGGCATCGGTGCCTTGCGACTGGTGCTGCCGGCGCTTGCCCGGTTGAGCCACGAGGGGCGCTGGATCATCTGGGTCGCGCCGCCCCATGTGCCTTACTCGCCCGCGCTCGCGGGGCACGGCCTGGATCTGACCCGCGTCCTGGTGGTGGACCTGCCGGGCGACGACGCGCGCACCCGCGTGCAGGCGACATGGGCTTTTGAACAGGCGCTGCGCTTCGATGATTGCGGCGCGGCCTTGTTATGGCTGGATGCGCTGCCCAATCTGCGCCTGCGTCGTTTGCAGCTGGCCGCCGAGACCGGCTCGACCTGGGGGGTGGTATTCCGTCCGGCGCAGCACGCGAGCCAGCCGTCCCCCGCGCCCTTGAGACTCGAAATCGAAGCCTTGGCCGAGCCGCTGCCCGGCGCGCCCGGCCGTCCCGCGAGCGTGCGCGTGAAATTGCGCAAGGCGCGGGGAGCCCGCACCGGTTTGCATTGCCAACTGCAACTATAA
- the lexA gene encoding transcriptional repressor LexA, whose amino-acid sequence MVTGLTARQAEILALIRRSVQQTGMPPTRQEIAAELGFRSANAAEEHLRALARKGVIELLPGSSRGIRIAGDAASAAQGLPIIGRVAAGQPLLALEHIEDHCAIAPELFKPRADYLLRVTGMSMRDAGILDGDLLAVHAARTARNGQLVVARIDDEVTVKRFRQRGSRITLLPENPDFAPIEIEPGARDFVIEGLGVGVLRTHWQ is encoded by the coding sequence ATGGTCACAGGACTCACGGCCCGCCAGGCGGAAATCCTCGCCCTCATCCGTCGCAGCGTGCAGCAGACCGGCATGCCGCCCACGCGCCAGGAAATCGCCGCCGAACTCGGTTTCCGTTCCGCCAATGCCGCCGAGGAGCATCTGCGCGCCCTGGCGCGCAAGGGCGTGATCGAACTCCTGCCCGGTTCCTCGCGCGGCATACGTATCGCGGGCGATGCCGCCAGCGCCGCGCAGGGTCTGCCGATCATCGGGCGGGTCGCGGCCGGACAGCCGCTGCTGGCGCTCGAACATATTGAAGACCACTGCGCGATCGCGCCCGAGCTCTTCAAGCCGCGCGCCGACTACCTCTTGCGCGTCACCGGCATGAGCATGCGCGACGCCGGCATTCTCGATGGCGATCTGCTGGCCGTGCATGCCGCGCGCACGGCGCGTAACGGGCAGCTGGTCGTCGCGCGTATCGATGATGAAGTGACCGTCAAACGCTTTCGCCAGCGCGGCAGTCGCATCACGCTGCTGCCGGAAAACCCCGATTTCGCCCCCATCGAGATCGAGCCGGGCGCCCGCGATTTCGTTATCGAGGGCCTGGGCGTCGGGGTATTGAGAACCCACTGGCAATGA
- a CDS encoding diacylglycerol kinase encodes MTRSRHSLRRMLRACGNSLRGLLLGWRFETAFREEVMLGAALLPLSFWVGRDVLDYALLIGSVLMLMVTELFNSAIEALSDRVSTDYHELSGRAKDYAAAAVLLAALVMVAVWGAIAWLRFAVD; translated from the coding sequence ATGACCCGCTCACGCCACAGTCTTCGGCGCATGCTCCGCGCCTGCGGCAACTCACTACGCGGCCTGCTACTGGGATGGCGCTTCGAAACCGCCTTCCGCGAAGAAGTGATGCTCGGCGCGGCGTTGCTGCCGCTCAGCTTCTGGGTGGGACGCGATGTGCTGGACTACGCCCTGCTGATCGGCAGCGTGCTGATGCTGATGGTCACGGAGTTGTTCAACTCCGCCATCGAAGCCCTGAGCGATCGCGTGAGCACCGATTACCACGAGCTGTCGGGACGCGCCAAGGATTACGCCGCGGCGGCGGTGCTGCTCGCCGCGCTGGTGATGGTGGCGGTGTGGGGCGCGATAGCCTGGCTGCGCTTCGCCGTCGACTGA
- a CDS encoding protein kinase, with product MNQDNIPDKIGKYDVVDVLGKGSMGLVYKGHDAYVDRAVAIKVATNTDAEDDGESMAKRMFVNEARSAGRLDHPNILKVYEAGEVQGTPYMVMEFINGGDTLRTYCKPDTRLPLKTVIKLIRQSADALDYAHSQGVLHRDIKPANIMLTESGVAKLGDFGIARRMGVDQTQIIGWFGSPLYMSPEQAQDKELTPQSDLFSLGSVFYEMLAGTPPFAAKGLSSLIQKVVCEEPPPLTEVCPEIPEIVWRVVRKMLTKDLAGRYKTGHEIVQDLDKLLEALERSPIMLSEDEKLAKMKDLAFFAQFSKNELKEVCKVASWRNYIGGEAVFSEGDKERAFYVLAEGSVSVSINGTRIRDLDAGECFGEMEYLSNTGRTASVVANRDATIIKVDRDFKEWASLPGQVRLNRAFQEVLIERLQATSKALARALR from the coding sequence ATGAACCAGGACAACATCCCGGACAAGATCGGCAAGTACGACGTCGTCGATGTGCTCGGCAAGGGCTCGATGGGCCTGGTTTACAAGGGCCATGACGCCTATGTCGACCGCGCGGTGGCGATCAAGGTCGCCACCAACACCGATGCCGAGGACGATGGCGAGAGCATGGCCAAGCGCATGTTCGTCAACGAGGCGCGCTCGGCCGGGCGGCTCGATCATCCCAACATCCTGAAGGTCTACGAGGCCGGCGAGGTGCAGGGCACGCCGTACATGGTGATGGAGTTCATCAACGGCGGCGACACCCTGCGCACCTACTGCAAGCCGGACACACGGCTGCCCCTGAAGACCGTGATCAAGCTCATCCGCCAGTCGGCGGACGCGCTCGATTACGCCCACTCCCAGGGCGTACTGCATCGGGACATCAAGCCCGCCAACATCATGTTGACCGAGTCGGGCGTGGCCAAGCTCGGCGATTTCGGCATCGCGCGGCGCATGGGCGTCGACCAGACCCAGATCATCGGCTGGTTCGGTTCGCCCTTGTACATGTCGCCCGAACAGGCCCAGGACAAGGAGCTGACGCCGCAGTCGGACCTGTTCTCGCTGGGTTCGGTGTTCTACGAAATGCTGGCCGGCACGCCGCCGTTCGCGGCCAAGGGCCTGTCCAGCCTGATCCAGAAAGTGGTGTGCGAGGAGCCGCCGCCGCTGACCGAGGTGTGCCCCGAGATACCGGAAATCGTCTGGCGAGTGGTCAGGAAGATGCTGACCAAGGATCTCGCCGGCCGCTACAAGACCGGCCACGAAATCGTGCAGGACCTCGACAAGCTGCTCGAGGCGCTGGAACGCTCGCCGATCATGCTCAGCGAGGACGAGAAGCTGGCCAAGATGAAGGATCTGGCGTTCTTCGCGCAGTTTTCCAAGAACGAATTGAAGGAAGTGTGCAAGGTCGCGAGCTGGCGTAATTACATCGGCGGCGAGGCGGTGTTTTCCGAAGGCGACAAGGAGCGCGCTTTCTACGTGCTGGCGGAAGGTTCGGTGTCGGTCTCGATCAACGGCACGCGGATACGCGATCTCGACGCCGGCGAATGCTTTGGCGAGATGGAATACCTGTCCAATACCGGCCGCACCGCGAGCGTGGTCGCCAATCGTGACGCGACCATCATCAAGGTCGACCGTGACTTCAAGGAATGGGCGTCACTGCCAGGCCAGGTGCGTCTGAATCGTGCGTTTCAGGAAGTGCTGATCGAACGCCTGCAGGCCACCAGCAAGGCCCTCGCGCGCGCGCTGCGCTGA
- a CDS encoding DUF1631 family protein has protein sequence MAPPATAPPPGGSPHFAAGQAAAMPGHVVRGAQPSVPAGGYAVQGAPPSVPAGGYAVQGAPPSMQAGGYAVQGAPPSMPAGGYAVQGAPPSVPAGGYAVQGASPSVPAGGYAVQGAPPAWPADADPASLAPGAAVAGAQTMVSAAAPGHVVSDGGGGMHGTTGEFFGLPAGWVTSGMRYSAPSMQQGYSTAQAQLALRRQLSPDAGSDLSESLRMRGDYSRTQVLDGLSDLQQDYANAQAPALLDVADLKRRITDALIGDGAPRKLIGGEAADAIEVVANLFSALLHDAFIAKSAKSHLTRLQPSVHRAAMLDQEFFASTQHPVRQLVDRISQVRDGKGESFQRRNERVEELVVRANRSFIDDVDVIAPLVAELDGILGEQRAEYDQNVQSVVASCEQQQRVLDERRGQSLEATDTTLDRANLPEEWNRWLDRSRELEIGQQAMMNANSANPSLVSLVWKEPRNHLFVFVDEIGNKASTLTLQQVAMYLRRGILRILEHEVESAPLERAMLGVVDQLHSQVEEQATRDALTGFLLRRFYTEAIDAALAGGDVGGTKHAACCHISIENLKQVNDEFGVETGDGLLKAVADALQQSLRVKGLVYGRLSGSELGVYWPTGGVQAAHKKLLAACEALKAVSLVLDDSVPDDGDKTVELSEQALSSAETVVSAIRAEVVIGLSGSDDAVVQAEGLLGAARDACETARASGSGSLFVAGSESEQRRALEQMVAYAGKALERERLVLLAQSVVCLTDSSVPPALHVAVSARDRADKSIPAQLFAPALARAKGAADIDMWSFRQTLAWMQGHEDELERYAVVIVPLSSASMKNENLPQQIMTEFMETPVPPGKICFEIPDRDVVANLAEAGDLITTLREFGCRFVLDEFGSGHDNYDYLKRLEVDYVTIKSSFVNDAQKNPKDFAMAKSINELVHFMGKKTMAKQERGLDLAPTMREIGVDFLYDLCEQAQLAP, from the coding sequence ATGGCCCCGCCCGCCACCGCGCCGCCGCCGGGCGGATCGCCGCACTTCGCCGCGGGCCAAGCCGCCGCCATGCCTGGCCACGTGGTGCGGGGCGCTCAGCCGAGCGTGCCGGCGGGTGGTTACGCAGTGCAGGGCGCGCCGCCCAGCGTGCCGGCGGGTGGTTACGCAGTGCAGGGCGCGCCACCCAGCATGCAGGCGGGTGGTTACGCGGTGCAGGGCGCGCCACCCAGCATGCCGGCGGGCGGTTACGCGGTGCAGGGCGCACCGCCGAGCGTGCCGGCGGGCGGTTACGCGGTGCAGGGCGCATCGCCCAGCGTGCCGGCGGGTGGTTACGCGGTGCAGGGCGCACCGCCGGCTTGGCCTGCGGACGCCGATCCCGCATCGTTGGCACCGGGCGCTGCAGTAGCCGGCGCCCAGACCATGGTGAGCGCGGCGGCGCCCGGACACGTCGTGAGCGACGGTGGCGGCGGCATGCATGGCACTACCGGTGAATTCTTCGGGCTGCCGGCGGGCTGGGTGACCAGCGGCATGCGTTATTCCGCGCCCAGCATGCAGCAAGGCTACTCCACTGCCCAGGCGCAGCTCGCGCTGCGCCGCCAGCTCAGCCCCGACGCCGGCAGCGACCTCAGTGAGTCCTTGCGCATGCGCGGCGACTACAGCCGCACCCAGGTCCTGGATGGCCTGTCCGATCTCCAGCAGGACTATGCCAATGCCCAGGCGCCGGCATTGCTGGATGTCGCGGATCTGAAACGGCGCATCACCGACGCCCTGATCGGCGACGGCGCGCCACGCAAGCTCATCGGTGGCGAGGCCGCCGATGCCATCGAAGTGGTGGCCAATCTCTTCAGCGCGTTGTTGCACGACGCCTTCATCGCCAAGAGCGCCAAGAGCCACCTCACGCGTCTGCAGCCGTCGGTGCACCGCGCGGCAATGCTCGACCAGGAATTTTTCGCCTCGACCCAGCACCCGGTACGTCAGCTGGTCGACCGCATTTCCCAGGTGCGTGACGGCAAGGGCGAATCCTTCCAGCGCCGCAACGAGCGCGTCGAGGAACTGGTGGTGCGCGCCAATCGCAGCTTCATCGACGACGTGGACGTGATCGCGCCGCTGGTCGCCGAACTCGACGGTATCCTCGGAGAGCAGCGCGCCGAATACGATCAGAACGTGCAGAGCGTGGTGGCATCCTGCGAGCAGCAGCAGCGCGTGCTCGACGAACGGCGTGGCCAGTCGCTGGAGGCCACCGACACCACGCTGGACCGCGCCAATCTGCCCGAGGAATGGAATCGCTGGCTCGACCGTTCGCGTGAACTCGAGATCGGCCAGCAGGCCATGATGAACGCCAATTCGGCCAATCCGAGCCTGGTCAGCCTGGTGTGGAAAGAGCCGCGCAACCATCTTTTCGTGTTCGTCGACGAAATCGGCAACAAGGCCAGCACCCTGACCCTGCAGCAGGTCGCGATGTACCTGCGCCGCGGCATCCTGCGCATCCTCGAGCACGAGGTCGAAAGCGCGCCGCTGGAGCGCGCCATGCTGGGCGTGGTCGATCAACTGCACAGCCAGGTCGAGGAGCAAGCCACGCGCGATGCGCTGACCGGTTTCCTGCTGCGACGTTTTTACACGGAAGCCATCGATGCCGCCCTGGCCGGCGGCGACGTCGGCGGCACCAAGCACGCGGCCTGTTGCCACATCTCGATCGAGAACCTGAAACAGGTCAACGACGAATTCGGTGTCGAGACCGGCGACGGCCTGCTGAAAGCGGTGGCCGACGCCTTGCAACAGTCGCTGCGCGTGAAAGGCCTCGTCTACGGGCGCCTGAGCGGCTCGGAGCTGGGCGTGTATTGGCCGACCGGCGGCGTGCAGGCGGCGCACAAGAAGCTGCTGGCGGCCTGTGAAGCGTTGAAGGCCGTATCGCTGGTGTTGGACGACAGCGTGCCGGACGACGGCGACAAGACCGTCGAACTCAGCGAGCAAGCGCTGTCCAGCGCCGAGACCGTGGTCAGCGCCATACGCGCGGAAGTGGTCATCGGCCTGTCCGGCAGCGACGATGCCGTGGTGCAGGCCGAGGGTCTGCTCGGCGCGGCGCGCGACGCCTGCGAGACAGCGCGCGCCAGTGGCAGCGGTTCGTTGTTCGTGGCCGGCAGCGAATCCGAGCAACGACGCGCCCTCGAACAGATGGTGGCCTATGCCGGCAAGGCCCTGGAGCGCGAGCGCCTGGTATTGCTGGCGCAGAGCGTCGTCTGCCTCACCGACAGCAGCGTGCCGCCGGCCTTGCACGTGGCGGTCAGCGCGCGTGACCGTGCCGACAAGTCGATTCCGGCGCAGCTGTTCGCCCCGGCGCTGGCGCGCGCCAAGGGCGCGGCGGACATCGACATGTGGAGCTTCCGCCAAACCCTGGCCTGGATGCAGGGCCACGAAGACGAACTCGAACGCTATGCGGTGGTGATCGTGCCGCTGTCGTCGGCGTCCATGAAGAACGAAAACCTGCCCCAGCAGATCATGACCGAGTTCATGGAAACACCGGTGCCGCCCGGCAAGATCTGTTTCGAGATCCCCGACCGCGACGTGGTGGCGAACCTCGCCGAGGCCGGCGATCTGATCACGACCCTGCGTGAATTCGGCTGTCGCTTCGTGCTCGATGAATTCGGCAGCGGTCACGACAACTACGATTATCTCAAGCGCCTGGAAGTCGACTACGTCACCATCAAGTCGTCCTTCGTCAACGATGCGCAGAAGAACCCCAAGGACTTCGCGATGGCCAAGTCGATCAACGAGTTGGTGCACTTCATGGGCAAGAAGACCATGGCCAAGCAGGAGCGCGGCCTCGATCTCGCGCCGACCATGCGCGAAATCGGCGTCGACTTCCTGTACGACCTTTGTGAGCAGGCGCAGCTCGCGCCGTAA
- a CDS encoding DUF1631 family protein, translated as MVSGAEQRRFARLPINLDGLIGIAGRTPVPCTVRDFCVGGMFIAADPAAYANLPANASAMLFFALFVDGVKQDFQIQLDIARAVAKGIGVSFVNPDAKAVELLGHLAAASAPPPAPAGEAALGRTQQRFAPEFAALSGPMAKLCAEHVRHLCERFVERVDEVLFLAARDAGNNVDQNRLLDAQREIRGRKQRIIEAVPRRVETGVAILSDPLAELDKDPKSVGLADLSLVDKDEFEEFLVISEMVSELEPEFSEPLFALGRRFSYLANRDVDLGSMPISPGALCNAISECLKGLQSDRRATARIYKVLHEVMSGNLGRFYDEVNALLIAHDILKVIEKDKPVAKRRGEASASFDAPLPEADTPVSVEPGDDAMLDLMPGPDNYQGRAPAPMPDRRAHPTR; from the coding sequence ATGGTCAGCGGCGCTGAGCAGCGTCGTTTTGCGCGCCTGCCGATCAATCTCGACGGGTTGATCGGCATCGCCGGGCGTACGCCCGTGCCCTGCACGGTGCGTGACTTCTGCGTCGGCGGCATGTTCATCGCCGCCGATCCCGCGGCCTATGCCAACCTGCCGGCCAACGCGTCGGCGATGCTGTTCTTCGCGCTGTTCGTCGACGGCGTCAAGCAGGACTTCCAGATCCAGCTCGATATTGCGCGCGCGGTGGCCAAGGGCATCGGCGTGTCCTTCGTCAACCCCGATGCGAAGGCGGTGGAACTGCTCGGTCACCTGGCGGCGGCCAGCGCGCCGCCGCCGGCGCCTGCTGGCGAGGCCGCCCTGGGCCGCACGCAACAGCGCTTCGCACCGGAGTTCGCGGCCCTCTCGGGGCCGATGGCCAAGCTGTGTGCCGAGCATGTGCGTCACCTGTGTGAGCGCTTCGTCGAGCGCGTCGACGAGGTGCTGTTCCTGGCCGCGCGCGACGCCGGCAACAACGTCGATCAGAACCGCCTGCTCGATGCGCAGCGCGAGATCCGCGGGCGCAAGCAGCGCATCATCGAAGCGGTGCCGAGGCGGGTCGAGACCGGTGTCGCGATCCTCTCGGATCCGCTCGCCGAACTGGACAAGGATCCGAAGTCGGTCGGTCTCGCCGACCTGTCGCTGGTCGACAAGGACGAGTTCGAGGAATTCCTGGTGATTTCCGAGATGGTCTCGGAACTGGAACCCGAATTCTCCGAGCCCTTGTTCGCGTTGGGGCGGCGCTTCAGCTACCTCGCCAATCGTGACGTCGATCTGGGCTCCATGCCGATCAGCCCCGGCGCGCTGTGCAATGCGATTTCCGAGTGCCTGAAAGGTCTGCAGTCGGACCGTCGCGCCACGGCGCGCATCTACAAGGTGCTGCACGAGGTGATGTCGGGCAATCTCGGGCGCTTCTACGACGAGGTCAATGCGCTGCTCATCGCGCACGACATCCTCAAGGTCATAGAAAAGGACAAGCCGGTCGCCAAACGGCGCGGCGAAGCCTCGGCGAGCTTCGATGCACCGCTGCCGGAAGCCGATACGCCGGTGTCGGTGGAGCCGGGCGACGACGCCATGCTCGACCTCATGCCCGGCCCTGATAACTACCAGGGCCGTGCGCCGGCCCCCATGCCGGACCGGCGGGCGCACCCTACGCGGTGA
- a CDS encoding glutamine--tRNA ligase/YqeY domain fusion protein, with protein MDSKPDHATSHFIRHIIDADQASGKHGGRVATRFPPEPNGYLHIGHAKSICLNFGIAEEYGGACNLRFDDTNPDTEDEEYTNAIQADVRWLGFDWAERLFHASDYFEALYGYACDLIRKGLAYVDSQSAEDIRATRGSLTEPGVPSPYRDRGAAENLDLFARMRAGEFAEGAHILRARIDMASPNINMRDPALFRIRHAPHHRTGEAWKIYPMYDYAHCISDALEGITHSLCTLEFENNRALYDWVLDQLEVPCHPQQIEFARLELNYTITSKRKLLTLVRDGHVSGWDDPRLPTLKGMRRRGYPPAAIRTFCERVGVTKKQTVIDMAVLENCVREELDRGAPRALVVLDPLKVVIENFAADQVEWLEVQNHPKDPAFGTRRMPLTREIYIDRDDFMEDPPKKYHRLAPGAEVRLRFSYVIRCTEVIKDADGRVVELRCQYDAGTAGGQNPEGRKVKGIIHWASATHGASVEVRLVDRLFNVPDPAAQDDFLAHLNPDSLVVVHAARAEPALLDSAADSFQFERVGYFCRDQVDSRADAPVFIRTVTLRDTWARINEGDGA; from the coding sequence ATGGATTCCAAACCCGATCACGCCACCAGCCACTTCATCCGCCACATCATCGATGCCGACCAGGCTTCGGGCAAACACGGCGGGCGCGTCGCCACGCGCTTTCCGCCCGAGCCCAACGGCTACCTGCACATCGGCCACGCCAAGTCCATCTGCCTCAATTTCGGCATCGCCGAGGAATATGGCGGCGCCTGCAACCTGCGTTTCGACGACACCAACCCCGACACCGAGGACGAGGAGTACACCAACGCCATCCAGGCCGATGTGCGCTGGCTGGGCTTCGACTGGGCGGAGCGCCTGTTCCACGCCTCGGACTACTTCGAAGCCCTGTACGGCTACGCCTGCGACCTCATCCGCAAAGGGCTCGCCTACGTCGACAGCCAGAGCGCCGAGGACATCCGCGCCACGCGCGGCAGCCTCACCGAACCCGGCGTGCCCAGCCCCTACCGTGACCGCGGTGCGGCCGAGAACCTCGACCTCTTCGCGCGCATGCGCGCCGGCGAATTCGCCGAGGGCGCGCACATCCTGCGCGCGCGCATCGACATGGCCTCGCCCAACATCAACATGCGCGACCCGGCCCTGTTCCGCATCCGCCATGCGCCCCACCACCGCACCGGCGAGGCCTGGAAGATCTACCCGATGTACGACTACGCGCACTGCATTTCCGACGCGCTGGAAGGCATCACCCACTCGCTGTGCACACTTGAATTTGAAAATAACCGCGCCCTCTACGACTGGGTGCTGGACCAGCTCGAGGTGCCCTGCCACCCGCAGCAGATCGAATTCGCGCGTCTCGAGCTCAACTACACCATCACCAGCAAGCGCAAGCTTCTGACCCTGGTGCGCGACGGCCACGTCAGCGGCTGGGACGACCCGCGCCTGCCGACGCTCAAGGGCATGCGGCGTCGCGGCTATCCGCCGGCCGCCATCCGCACCTTCTGCGAGCGCGTCGGCGTCACCAAGAAGCAGACCGTGATCGACATGGCGGTGCTGGAGAACTGCGTGCGCGAGGAACTCGACCGCGGCGCGCCTCGCGCGCTGGTGGTGCTGGACCCGCTCAAGGTCGTCATCGAGAACTTCGCGGCCGACCAGGTGGAATGGCTGGAAGTGCAGAACCACCCCAAGGATCCGGCCTTCGGCACGCGGCGCATGCCGCTGACGCGCGAGATCTACATCGACCGCGACGATTTCATGGAAGACCCGCCCAAGAAATACCACCGCCTGGCGCCGGGCGCCGAAGTGCGCCTGCGCTTTTCCTACGTCATCCGTTGCACCGAGGTCATCAAGGATGCCGACGGCCGCGTGGTGGAACTGCGCTGCCAGTACGATGCCGGTACCGCCGGTGGCCAGAATCCGGAGGGGCGCAAGGTCAAGGGCATCATTCACTGGGCCTCGGCCACGCATGGCGCGAGCGTGGAAGTGCGCCTCGTCGACCGCCTGTTCAACGTGCCCGACCCGGCCGCGCAGGACGACTTCCTCGCCCACCTCAACCCGGACTCACTGGTCGTCGTGCACGCCGCGCGCGCCGAGCCGGCTTTGCTGGACAGCGCCGCCGACAGCTTCCAGTTCGAGCGCGTCGGCTACTTCTGTCGCGACCAGGTCGATTCGCGCGCTGATGCGCCGGTATTCATTCGCACCGTGACCCTGCGCGACACCTGGGCAAGGATCAACGAAGGCGACGGCGCCTGA